The DNA window CATGGCCATCGTTATGAAACAGCAGAATCGAGCGGAGGAAGCGATTGAGGCTATCAAATCGCTTAGAAATCGCTGTTCAGATCAAGCTCAGGAAGCTCTTGATAACATCCTCTTGGATCTGTACAAGGTTTGTATTATTAGATCTTGTAGAATCTTTAAAATGGTGTTCTTGATCTAATTTATATGGGGGGGTTTTACAGAGATGTGGAAGATTGGATGATCAAATCGGTTTGTTGAAACACAAATTGTTCTTGATTCATCAAGGAATGGCTTTCAATGGTAAACGAACCAAAACCGCCCGATCTCAGGGAAAGAAATTTCAAGTCTCCGTCGAACAAGAAGCCACTCGATTACTGGTAAAGATTcactttttttcttaaatctttCATTTGTAActcataaaataacaaaaacattgATTGGATTTGATGATTCAGGGAAATCTGGGATGGGCTCTAATGCAACAGAATAATTACATCGAAGCTGAAGATGCATATCGAAAGGCATTACTGATTGCCCCCGACAACAACAAGATGTGTAATTTAGGTATCTGTTTGATGAAACAAGGAAGAATTTCTGAAGCCAAACAGAACCTAAGACGGGTGAAGCCGGCAGTTTCGGACGGTCCAAGAGGAGTAGATTCACATTTGAAAGCATATGAGAGAGCCCAACAAATGCTAACGGATCTCGAATCGGAAATGATGAACCGGAGCATGGACCGGGTTGAACAAAGCAAAATGTTCGATGCTTTCCTCGGTTCTTCTTCCATTTGGCAACCCCAGCCTTGTAGAGAGCCATCAACAACAAAGAATTCTAATTTCTCCAAAACCCTAATCGACGAATTCCCCGATGAGAACTCGGTCATGAATCTGAATCCGAATCAGAAACCACAACAGGTGATGATgggtaataataatattaacaattaCTTGAACATTGATGCACAGCCATTTTACTGCTCAAATACTACAAGACTCCCACCTAAAGATCTGTTTGGAAGTCAACAACAAATTCAAGAGAATCTTAAGAGGACTCGATCTGTGAAAGCGGCGGTTGTTGCTGctgcggcggcggcggcggtggtggtggtggaggagggTGAACCGGAGAATAAGACAAGAAGGAAATCATTAGAGAAATGGGAAAATCTGCTTCCGGATAATAAGGATTTTGATGATGCCATTATTGCAGCAGTTTTGGAAAGTGGGTGtggagaggagaagaagaagaaggtgggAATGGTGGTTGATAAGAGGTTGAAAGTGTTTAAGGATATAACATTGTGTTTGAGTCCAAAGAACATGccttaaacaaacaaacaaaaaagaaacaaaCCTAGGGTTCATGTTATCTGATGTAGGATTAGTTTACTAATtgttatgattatttttttagggtttGTTTGGGATGGAGAATTGAACTCTTTCTCCTTTCATTTTCATTACTAAGAATAATGTTAAATTGTAATAGTATAGTCAATAGTAGATTAAtcatttggtattttttttattcttggtgaagtttttttcattttgattctttttttttgtcatttttttttttgtaaaataattaattgttaaatcAACAGGTTATCTAAAagtaaaataccaaaaaaaatcaaaaatgaaaataattgttgtacagtataaataattttgaaacatacataacataaaataaaagagcttgtttgatttatgagataagtaaatattaaataaatacaagttaattagaattttgtagtattaattattaaaatgtttaaaattgtaatttaataaaaacaaaggaaaaatattttaattaattatttaagtgaTTTGatgattataatttgaattttcaaggttaacaataacaaaaaaaaaatcaaattggcTAGACTTGTCTTTAAAattcttgtaatttttttaaaaccaatcaatcccaatttaaaatagtaatgtCTTAGactttacttattattattatttttttaaataaagttattttaacaaaaataaataataggaATTAAAACTCctaattatatgttatttttctcatttatgtaatttatgactgacaatacaaaaaataaatgcaagaaaataacttaacaaaGTAATAGgaattaaaagttttttaagGGGTAGCAAAATGTACTCGGATTGACAagaaattttatcattaaattaatttaagatcaAATAAGAGAGAATCCCAGAAATGATAAtgcaattaaattatattagaattagGATTACTCAAAATGctaattaaaaagtttttattCTATATAACTTTGTGTAATTCTTCTTTATTATATAGTTCATtttctcataaataattttattttctaaataatttagtttttttttccttaattaataaaattgtcaaaattttcaaaattgaataAGACCATCAATGATATAATTGtttgttgtttatatttttaattatgtttgtgatcttactattttttttatactcaacatttcatataaattttttagtggtatttttttttttacctttttatcACTAGAAATGTTGTGTATATCTCTTTCTTAACACAAagtaattaaacattaaatttgaagttctttaatattaaaattgattttgtattttttttctcaaatatacttatataatttaaatttgtatatatttttactatttttattatatattaaataatcagtgttttattaaaaaaatgtttttacaacatcttttaatattttgcaTAGACTATATTGAGactgattaattaattatatatgttgtgaaacttaaatgaatatttgcttaaagttttatgttattttaaaaaaaatatatataattttttatttttattttttgtttaattgtttaaatttttatacattttcatgttttcacactattaataaataattttgttcaaattatttttattattaataaataataaaattatttttatttcgtttatttatattatttaaaaaattgttatgaatttttttttgggttttataatattttatataaatatttataataaatttaacaaatttcattaattattttattgttattatttttttaatatagatttaattaagttatttgtaaattttgaaattataattatctttatatttaatcataattaaaacaaaattgtatAATGTTACTATCCATAACTAAAATACATTCACAAAACAATTGAAaagataattgatattttttttctatcttaaatacatttttaacctt is part of the Impatiens glandulifera chromosome 1, dImpGla2.1, whole genome shotgun sequence genome and encodes:
- the LOC124921419 gene encoding protein POLLENLESS 3-LIKE 2-like, translating into MLQDMWNAPPGFRPTKSAPASPAKPPGISRTRSDSFHVAHKVPIGDSPYVRAKNVQLVDKDPERAIPLFWSAINAGDRVDSALKDMAIVMKQQNRAEEAIEAIKSLRNRCSDQAQEALDNILLDLYKRCGRLDDQIGLLKHKLFLIHQGMAFNGKRTKTARSQGKKFQVSVEQEATRLLGNLGWALMQQNNYIEAEDAYRKALLIAPDNNKMCNLGICLMKQGRISEAKQNLRRVKPAVSDGPRGVDSHLKAYERAQQMLTDLESEMMNRSMDRVEQSKMFDAFLGSSSIWQPQPCREPSTTKNSNFSKTLIDEFPDENSVMNLNPNQKPQQVMMGNNNINNYLNIDAQPFYCSNTTRLPPKDLFGSQQQIQENLKRTRSVKAAVVAAAAAAAVVVVEEGEPENKTRRKSLEKWENLLPDNKDFDDAIIAAVLESGCGEEKKKKVGMVVDKRLKVFKDITLCLSPKNMP